One stretch of Acidobacteriota bacterium DNA includes these proteins:
- a CDS encoding glycosyltransferase family 1 protein: MSYTIGIDARKVLDFGIGTYIRHLVFALAEIDSENQYILFSGAQRQEVWKGLPENFRVVTTRSPVYSVRELFSLSWRMFRLDLDLYHSTHYVLPAINPCRIVVTIHDIIHLLYPEYLPNRLAFFYAQQMIRRSLTRGDRILAVSQNTRTDLMEYFRVSGRKIQVVYNGVDDSFREKVPDDELERSLRNLGIRRPYLLFVGNPKPHKNLDNVIKAYAQALKIHDFDAPLVCVGDRGDREFKIRQRAEHLGIGDRIQLLGHVAQEALPAIYQGASLFLYPTLYEGFGLPVVEAMASGLAVITSDNSSLKEVAEGYAHLVNPLDVQGIAEAIAHCMADDEHRAALAKLGLRRSKDFRWRRTAEKTLEAYMSVLHGADRSGERSGKRRSGDGG, translated from the coding sequence TTGTCCTACACCATCGGTATCGACGCGCGCAAAGTCCTCGACTTCGGCATCGGCACCTACATCCGACACCTCGTCTTCGCCCTCGCGGAGATCGATTCCGAGAACCAATACATCCTGTTCAGCGGTGCCCAGCGGCAGGAGGTTTGGAAAGGGCTGCCGGAGAACTTCCGGGTCGTCACCACCCGTTCTCCGGTCTACTCCGTGCGCGAGCTCTTCAGTCTCTCCTGGAGAATGTTCCGCCTCGACCTGGATCTCTACCACTCCACCCACTACGTGCTGCCGGCCATCAACCCCTGCCGTATCGTGGTCACCATCCACGACATCATCCATCTCCTCTACCCCGAATATCTTCCCAACCGCCTAGCCTTCTTCTACGCCCAGCAGATGATCCGCCGCAGCCTCACCCGCGGCGACCGGATTCTGGCCGTTTCCCAGAACACCCGCACCGACCTGATGGAGTACTTCCGGGTCAGCGGACGCAAGATCCAGGTCGTCTACAACGGGGTCGACGACTCCTTCCGCGAGAAAGTCCCCGACGACGAGCTCGAACGCTCCCTGCGCAACCTGGGGATCCGCCGCCCCTACCTGCTCTTCGTCGGCAACCCCAAGCCCCACAAGAACCTCGACAACGTCATCAAGGCCTACGCCCAGGCGCTCAAGATCCACGACTTCGACGCTCCTCTGGTGTGCGTCGGCGACCGCGGGGACCGCGAGTTCAAAATCCGCCAGCGGGCGGAGCATCTGGGCATCGGGGACCGCATTCAGCTCCTCGGTCACGTCGCCCAGGAAGCGCTGCCGGCGATCTACCAGGGAGCGTCCCTCTTTCTCTACCCGACCCTCTACGAGGGCTTCGGGCTGCCGGTGGTGGAAGCCATGGCCTCCGGACTGGCGGTCATCACCTCCGACAACTCCTCCCTCAAAGAGGTTGCCGAAGGCTATGCCCACCTGGTCAACCCCCTCGACGTTCAGGGCATCGCCGAAGCCATCGCCCACTGCATGGCCGACGACGAGCACCGCGCCGCCCTCGCCAAGCTCGGCCTGCGGCGCTCGAAAGATTTTCGCTGGCGGCGCACCGCGGAGAAAACCCTGGAGGCCTATATGAGCGTGCTCCACGGTGCAGACCGCAGTGGGGAGCGTAGCGGCAAGCGCCGTAGCGGAGACGGCGGCTGA